A stretch of DNA from Paenibacillus albus:
CCATAGCCATGAAATCCATCGGACGTCTCGGCATCCAAGATGTGCTTGGCAGTCTCTTGCGACATGCCGGCTCCATCGTCTGCCACGATGAAGACGACGAAATCACCTTGGCGAGTGCCGGAGATGCGGATCGTGCCGGATTTGGCAGGGCTGCGCAGAATGCCGTGGATAATCGCGTTCTCCACAATGGGCTGCAGCGTAATCTTAACCATGAGCAGCTCCATAATCGCGTCGTCGACTTCAAGCACGAGCTGGATCTGATCCTGGTACCGCAAATTTTGCAGCGTAACGAACGCCTGGACATGCTCAAGCTCATGCTTGATCGGAATGATGTCGTCCCCTTTGCTGAGGCCGATTTTGTAGAAGGTCGAGAGCGACTGGATCATCGTCTCGATCTCCGTGTTGCCGCTCATGACAGCCGACCAATTGATCATATCGAGCGAGTTGTACAAGAAATGCGGGTTAATCTGCGATTGCAGAGAACGAAGCTCCAGCGACTTAATCTTCTTGCCGGTCTCGAACCGGTCCTCAATCATGGCAGCCATCTCGCTCACCATGTAGTTGAAGTCCTGCGAAATTTGGCCAATCTCGTCCTTCGACGAAATGCGGATCCGGGCATGGAAGTTGCCGCTGGTTACATTCCGGATGTTTCGTGCCAAATGCTTCAGTCGCAGCGCGGCCGAGTTGAACCACAGGTAGGCCAACAGAAAAGCGATGACGCCGGTCACAAGCAGCATGACGATCATGTAGAACCGAATATCATTGCCGCTCGACTTAATTTCGTTGTACGGAATGACCGAGATGAACGTCCAATCGGTATTCGCAATCGGCCGCGACAACGTCAGGAACTCCGCATTCCCTGCGCGGATATCGCTGCTGTCTTGATCCGCGTGCGCCGCTTTCTCGGCGGCTTTGCGCAGCTCGGCATCTGCCAGCATCGCAGCATTGCCCGAAGCGGTAATGATCTCCCCGCTGCTGTTCACGATGTAAGAAAGGCCGGTGGACGTTACATTCGCCTGGGAGACGATATCCTTCACAACCGGCTCGCGCATATCGATGCGAATGACGCCGTCGGTAACGTTGAAGGTCTTGAGCGTAATCCGTCTAGCGAGCGAAATAATCGGCATGCCGCCCTTGGTCTCCGATGCGAATCGGCTAGGAGCAATCCAAGTCACGACAGACCTCGAAGCCTTCAAATCCTCATACCAGGGCAGGCCGTCCAAATCCTTGAACACGAAGAATCGCATCTTATCGTACAAGTAGCCGGGAATCTCCCTCATATAGAGCCGGACGTGAAGCACATCCGCGTTATGCTCGATTTGGTTCATGAGCGTAATTAAATTATTCTGGTCGATGTTCTGCTGAATGTAGTCCTCGTCATAGAGGTCTGGACTTACGGTAATGACGTCCTGCAGCGTCTTGTCGAAATAGAGAATATCCGTCGCGTTAAGCAAGTTGTTCAGCTTGTTCTCGAGGTAGGTGGTGGATTGTGTGAGTGCGTTGCGAGAAGTACGCTGCATATTGTCTTCCATATGCGACGACACGCGCCAATACGTAAGGCTCGTTAGTACAATAAGCGGCACGAATATAAGTACGAGATAGGAGATGAACAATTTGGTCTTTATGCTGACCGTCATTTCAGTGCATTCTCCCTATATTCCGATGGCGTGATGCCAGTAATGCGCTTGAACGTTTTCGTAAAATATTTGGCGTCATTATAGCCGCTGAGCGCAGCCACCTCGACCAATTTAACACCCCGGCCCGCCAGCAGCTCTTTTGCACGTTCGACTTTATACGCATTCATATAATCATTGATCGTCTGGCCCGTGTCTTTCTTGAAAATCTGGCTAAGGTACGCAGGCGTCAGCTGGAGGTATGAGGCGATGTCGCTAATCGTGAAGCCGCCGCTCTGGTAATGGCGTTCAATGTAACGGATCGTTTCATGCACGACGCGGCTTTGTACGCCAACGGAAGCGACTGCGACTAAGTAAGCCCGCACCTCCGATTCCAGAAAGGTCAGCAGCTCTTGGAGCGTGCCGCTGTCCGCAACTCGGTGCCAAAGGTATTCTTCCTTGCGATCCTCCATATAGCGACCAAGAAATTTATTATGGGCTTCGTCGTACAGCAAGAGCAGCAGCTTGTAGAAAAGCATCTTCACATCGTCGACTGACACGACAGCGTGACCGCGTATATCGCGGGCAAGCGCGGCGATGAAAGGGAAGACCGCGTGGTCGCAGGAGTGGACAAGCGGCCCGAATTCACGCATGAGCCTGTCGCTTGGAAGGGCTGCTCCGCCGGCAGGCTGCTCCTCGAAGATCGCAGTACGGCTGCTACCGAGGAAGAACACTTGCCTCACCGCGGTGAGCGCCGTTTGGTAGGAACGATGCAGCTGCGCGGTTCCTCTCACCGGAAGGCCGATGCCTGCAAACAGCTGATGGCCAGAGCTCTTGCCGCATCGCCCGGCAAAGTCCGCTTCAATCCGATCGGCCGAGGCGCG
This window harbors:
- a CDS encoding response regulator — its product is MLNLLIVDDEKRTRDGLKMCLPWSEFGIGEIREADDGHTALEVALAFKPDIILSDIRMPTMTGIELARRVQAELPRCKFVFISGYADKEYLKAAIQLKAVSFIEKPISVAELKGCIGSVTDACRQEAEQHQRLADSAAKLESSIGMLQRDYAVQLAQGSPDADYMGLLLAESSFRLPSDGNYVSVLFHLHSALGPDSPPEHAAALRASLDAALANEFGRQRITTYVAGTIDGTRLVAHLQLTPSLSLNDLRASADRIEADFAGRCGKSSGHQLFAGIGLPVRGTAQLHRSYQTALTAVRQVFFLGSSRTAIFEEQPAGGAALPSDRLMREFGPLVHSCDHAVFPFIAALARDIRGHAVVSVDDVKMLFYKLLLLLYDEAHNKFLGRYMEDRKEEYLWHRVADSGTLQELLTFLESEVRAYLVAVASVGVQSRVVHETIRYIERHYQSGGFTISDIASYLQLTPAYLSQIFKKDTGQTINDYMNAYKVERAKELLAGRGVKLVEVAALSGYNDAKYFTKTFKRITGITPSEYRENALK
- a CDS encoding sensor histidine kinase; its protein translation is MTVSIKTKLFISYLVLIFVPLIVLTSLTYWRVSSHMEDNMQRTSRNALTQSTTYLENKLNNLLNATDILYFDKTLQDVITVSPDLYDEDYIQQNIDQNNLITLMNQIEHNADVLHVRLYMREIPGYLYDKMRFFVFKDLDGLPWYEDLKASRSVVTWIAPSRFASETKGGMPIISLARRITLKTFNVTDGVIRIDMREPVVKDIVSQANVTSTGLSYIVNSSGEIITASGNAAMLADAELRKAAEKAAHADQDSSDIRAGNAEFLTLSRPIANTDWTFISVIPYNEIKSSGNDIRFYMIVMLLVTGVIAFLLAYLWFNSAALRLKHLARNIRNVTSGNFHARIRISSKDEIGQISQDFNYMVSEMAAMIEDRFETGKKIKSLELRSLQSQINPHFLYNSLDMINWSAVMSGNTEIETMIQSLSTFYKIGLSKGDDIIPIKHELEHVQAFVTLQNLRYQDQIQLVLEVDDAIMELLMVKITLQPIVENAIIHGILRSPAKSGTIRISGTRQGDFVVFIVADDGAGMSQETAKHILDAETSDGFHGYGIKNIHERIQLLYGASYGLSYESELGKGTTVTITLPAVMRRQP